AGCCCTTGTCTCTTTTGACGCCGACAGAAGTGCTGCTGAAGTCAAACAGTTCATGGCCGACAACGATCTGGAAATTGTCGGTCTCAGAAAAGACGGCCTTGTATCAGGCTATGTCAGGCAGGAGGAGTTGCTCACCGGCAAATGCGTCGATTACCTCCGCAGCTTCACGGACGCT
The Deltaproteobacteria bacterium genome window above contains:
- a CDS encoding bifunctional (p)ppGpp synthetase/guanosine-3',5'-bis(diphosphate) 3'-pyrophosphohydrolase; amino-acid sequence: MKTRFLQNRMKRLFTEGFTVLDIAEALVSFDADRSAAEVKQFMADNDLEIVGLRKDGLVSGYVRQEELLTGKCVDYLRSFTDA